In a genomic window of Hyphomicrobiales bacterium:
- a CDS encoding conserved hypothetical protein (Evidence 4 : Unknown function but conserved in other organisms): MAMTPTNPSRLAREITEMASAQRRLGIMDEAAYEKIIAQHLGGKAPPAG, encoded by the coding sequence ATGGCAATGACGCCGACGAATCCTAGCCGCCTTGCCCGCGAGATCACGGAAATGGCGAGCGCACAGCGCCGCCTCGGGATCATGGACGAGGCGGCCTATGAGAAGATCATAGCGCAGCACCTTGGAGGGAAGGCCCCGCCGGCAGGGTAG
- a CDS encoding hypothetical protein (Evidence 5 : Unknown function): MTAFARFLGEKAERYIELRHSLGYAFSKQAGTLRAFVRYVERAQLDGPATRTMALDFALSFGGAANSRATRHGVLRRFYEYLAVYDTRTEALERRAFPRSRAVPPPRILSESELESLIDACGLISPKMPLRGRLEIKDCGVPCRPLNGGKGWAVASTYRT; the protein is encoded by the coding sequence ATGACCGCCTTTGCCCGATTCCTCGGCGAGAAGGCCGAGCGTTACATCGAACTGCGCCACTCCCTCGGCTACGCCTTCAGCAAGCAAGCCGGGACGTTGCGGGCTTTCGTCCGCTACGTTGAGCGCGCTCAGCTCGATGGGCCCGCCACTCGAACGATGGCGCTGGACTTCGCGCTGTCGTTTGGAGGAGCCGCCAACAGCCGCGCCACTCGTCACGGAGTGCTTCGCCGATTCTACGAGTATCTCGCAGTCTATGACACCCGAACCGAGGCCTTGGAGCGCAGAGCCTTCCCGAGGTCCAGGGCCGTTCCGCCGCCGCGTATTCTCAGCGAATCCGAGTTGGAATCGCTCATCGACGCATGTGGTCTCATTTCGCCAAAGATGCCTCTCAGAGGGCGTTTGGAAATTAAGGATTGCGGTGTTCCTTGCCGTCCGTTGAACGGAGGCAAGGGATGGGCGGTAGCCAGTACGTATCGAACGTGA
- a CDS encoding hypothetical protein (Evidence 5 : Unknown function) produces the protein MQPFVRRAAGVENPERGRGAGRPSSRQVQDSIGAQAASKAAARPGSEPRAGAAGREHGENPPFDTAEHYGFGYRFIIHMIAVL, from the coding sequence GTGCAGCCCTTTGTTCGACGCGCCGCAGGCGTGGAGAACCCCGAGCGGGGGCGAGGGGCGGGACGCCCTTCGTCCCGACAGGTTCAGGATTCCATAGGGGCGCAGGCTGCGTCAAAAGCGGCCGCAAGGCCGGGATCGGAGCCACGCGCAGGGGCCGCAGGCCGCGAGCATGGCGAGAACCCACCTTTTGACACCGCCGAGCACTATGGTTTCGGTTATCGCTTTATCATCCACATGATCGCCGTCTTGTAG
- a CDS encoding Ribbon-helix-helix protein, CopG family, with amino-acid sequence MSKRPSLAESMKAVGAQTPPPAAPIVEATPMPAPDRAEGKRYHAATRAGMKRVTVVVEPEDHRRVKRLSADTDRSIEDLMREALADLLQKHNA; translated from the coding sequence ATGTCGAAAAGACCGAGTTTAGCCGAGAGCATGAAAGCCGTGGGTGCGCAGACGCCGCCGCCCGCCGCGCCGATCGTGGAAGCCACCCCTATGCCGGCCCCGGATCGTGCCGAGGGCAAGCGTTACCATGCCGCCACGCGGGCCGGAATGAAACGAGTGACGGTCGTGGTCGAGCCGGAAGACCATCGCCGGGTTAAACGGCTGTCAGCCGACACCGACCGCTCAATTGAAGACCTCATGCGGGAGGCGCTTGCCGACTTGCTGCAAAAGCATAATGCCTGA
- a CDS encoding hypothetical protein (Evidence 5 : Unknown function): MAMTADQLPDDPDALKAMVLARDVENARLYQIIKELQRHRFGRRAETLPEDQLLLGLEEAEQIEAAGEEAKEQVASAERNAKAAKRRANRGALPPHLPRIEMVVDIDNHACPCCRNGLHRIGEDVSERLDIVPAQLRVIVVRRPKYACRACEDVVVQAPAPTRLVEGGLPTEATVAQVLVSKYADHLPLYRQAQIYARQGIHLDRSTLADWVGRAAWHLRPVHERLLEKLKTSPKLFADETTAPVLDPGRGKTKTGQLWAYARDDRPWDGADPPGVAYVYASDRKAERPIAHLAGFSGILQVDGYGGYRTLAEKSGATLAFCWAHVRRRFYELAASGPAPIASEALRRAHSDEAGQ; this comes from the coding sequence ATGGCGATGACGGCGGACCAGCTTCCCGACGATCCGGATGCGCTGAAGGCGATGGTCCTGGCGCGGGATGTTGAGAACGCCCGTCTCTACCAGATCATCAAGGAATTGCAGCGCCACCGTTTTGGCCGTCGTGCCGAAACGCTGCCGGAAGACCAGCTTCTGCTGGGTCTGGAAGAAGCCGAGCAGATCGAGGCCGCCGGCGAGGAAGCGAAGGAACAGGTCGCCTCCGCGGAGCGCAATGCAAAGGCTGCGAAGCGCCGGGCGAACCGTGGCGCGCTGCCGCCCCATCTTCCGCGCATCGAAATGGTCGTCGACATCGATAACCACGCCTGCCCGTGTTGCCGCAACGGGCTTCACCGGATTGGCGAAGATGTGAGCGAGCGGCTCGATATCGTGCCGGCGCAGCTGCGCGTGATCGTGGTGCGCCGGCCCAAATACGCCTGCCGCGCCTGCGAGGACGTCGTTGTCCAAGCGCCGGCGCCGACGCGCCTCGTGGAGGGCGGGCTGCCAACCGAAGCGACGGTCGCCCAGGTTCTGGTCTCCAAATACGCCGATCATCTGCCGCTCTATCGCCAGGCGCAGATCTACGCCCGGCAGGGCATCCATCTTGACCGCTCCACGCTCGCCGACTGGGTCGGCCGTGCCGCCTGGCATCTGCGTCCGGTGCATGAGCGGCTGCTTGAGAAGCTGAAGACCTCACCGAAGCTCTTCGCCGACGAGACCACGGCGCCGGTGCTCGATCCCGGCCGCGGCAAAACCAAGACCGGGCAGCTCTGGGCCTATGCTCGCGACGACCGGCCATGGGACGGAGCCGATCCACCGGGCGTCGCCTATGTCTATGCGTCGGACCGCAAGGCGGAGCGGCCGATCGCCCATCTCGCCGGCTTCAGCGGAATCCTGCAGGTCGATGGCTATGGCGGTTATCGCACGTTGGCTGAAAAGAGCGGCGCAACGCTTGCCTTCTGTTGGGCACATGTCCGCCGGCGCTTCTATGAGTTGGCCGCATCCGGCCCGGCGCCGATCGCGAGCGAGGCGCTCCGGCGTGCGCATTCCGACGAAGCCGGCCAGTGA
- a CDS encoding putative integrase/recombinase y4rF (Evidence 3 : Putative function from multiple computational evidences), protein MARHLTVLMHRGRLCGGAVRAPAGDRQIWHPPPHNVSYLSGGRGISLRRYPGGCNMLEFYFSYGRVLKRLRSGALGDEMDRLAEHFFTLGYKQASAKIYLSRIARFSQFAAPRCGPMPIHQDVVDSYLCRFITDSPRIGAVSALGHARRVAPERFIASVPSVEDDPDAPLLASFSDYLRRVRGLEPKSREGVLLGGRRFLDWFRHHHSGQDLAALTAEHVLAAVEHQLSLSATSGTRTAATSRIRTFLRFLHWAGHHDQELARVVPGTPHWRLAHLPPRLAWDAVRHAIDAIGATTPVDIRDRAVLLLLATTGIPNGELRALQLQDIDWRTGEIFVRRTKGKRDRVVPLLEETGAALADYILRARPKVDSPYLFLSFTPPVGPFKCASPVSRIVRKRLQHGGIKLGRVAGAHLLRHSLATQLVGQRRPINEVADLLGHRSINTTALYVKVAVSQLAEVALPFPGGVA, encoded by the coding sequence GTGGCGCGCCACCTAACCGTTCTTATGCATCGGGGAAGATTATGTGGCGGAGCCGTCCGGGCACCAGCCGGGGACCGCCAAATCTGGCATCCTCCGCCACATAACGTTTCGTACCTTTCGGGTGGGCGCGGGATTTCCCTGCGCCGGTATCCCGGAGGGTGCAACATGCTCGAGTTCTATTTTTCGTATGGTAGGGTGCTCAAGCGCCTGCGTAGCGGTGCGCTCGGTGACGAGATGGATCGTCTAGCGGAGCATTTTTTCACGCTTGGTTACAAGCAAGCATCCGCCAAGATTTATCTGAGCCGGATTGCGCGTTTTAGCCAATTTGCCGCGCCGCGCTGTGGTCCGATGCCGATCCATCAAGATGTCGTTGATAGCTATTTATGCAGGTTTATTACGGATTCTCCACGCATTGGCGCAGTGTCGGCGCTGGGACACGCACGGCGAGTTGCTCCGGAGCGATTCATTGCTTCCGTTCCCAGTGTAGAAGATGATCCGGATGCTCCGCTTCTGGCCTCCTTTTCGGACTATTTGCGCAGGGTGCGAGGGCTTGAGCCGAAGTCCCGCGAAGGCGTTCTCCTGGGTGGCCGCCGCTTTCTGGATTGGTTCCGCCATCATCATTCCGGCCAAGACCTCGCTGCGCTGACGGCTGAGCACGTCCTTGCTGCTGTCGAGCATCAGCTGTCGCTATCGGCGACCTCCGGCACCCGTACGGCAGCGACTTCTCGCATCCGAACATTTCTTCGGTTTTTGCATTGGGCTGGCCACCACGACCAGGAACTTGCCCGCGTCGTCCCAGGAACGCCCCACTGGCGTTTGGCGCATTTGCCGCCGCGCCTTGCATGGGATGCCGTTCGGCACGCCATCGACGCAATCGGCGCAACGACACCCGTCGACATCCGCGATCGAGCTGTCTTGCTGCTACTCGCCACAACGGGCATTCCCAACGGCGAGCTGCGCGCCCTTCAACTTCAGGATATCGACTGGCGAACCGGCGAGATCTTTGTCCGGCGTACCAAGGGCAAGCGTGATCGGGTGGTGCCGCTCCTCGAGGAGACCGGCGCGGCACTCGCCGACTACATCCTACGCGCTCGACCGAAGGTGGACAGTCCGTATCTGTTCCTGTCCTTCACGCCGCCGGTGGGACCTTTCAAGTGCGCGTCGCCTGTTTCGAGGATCGTACGGAAGCGGTTGCAACATGGCGGAATCAAACTCGGGCGGGTCGCAGGTGCGCATCTCCTGCGCCACAGCTTGGCCACCCAGCTCGTGGGGCAGCGAAGGCCGATTAACGAGGTCGCCGATCTTCTCGGCCACCGCAGCATCAACACGACAGCGTTGTACGTGAAGGTTGCGGTCTCGCAGCTCGCCGAGGTCGCACTCCCCTTTCCGGGAGGCGTCGCATGA
- a CDS encoding hypothetical protein (Evidence 5 : Unknown function): MCLTAYKNARPRQRSGVLPLCPLLRFDIEPQRFLDDRRAPSQARVVLQAVNRRDQIAGQIGLHKNPALRAPTRPKVSDTFQLNLFSGATRHVYMKSRNGAILQPFA, encoded by the coding sequence GTGTGTCTGACGGCCTACAAAAACGCTCGACCGCGCCAACGGTCGGGCGTTTTGCCGTTATGTCCCTTGCTTCGCTTCGATATAGAACCTCAACGCTTCCTCGATGACCGGCGCGCGCCCTCGCAAGCCCGCGTCGTCCTTCAGGCGGTCAATCGCCGCGACCAGATCGCCGGGCAGATCGGCCTGCACAAGAATCCGGCCCTCCGCGCGCCAACGCGCCCGAAGGTTTCGGACACTTTCCAGCTTAACTTGTTCTCGGGTGCGACTCGCCATGTCTACATGAAGAGCCGAAACGGCGCGATTCTGCAACCCTTTGCGTAA
- a CDS encoding Type II toxin-antitoxin system RelE/ParE family toxin has product MRVFKSSRFHRFARKEKISDAMLCEAIERAERGLIDADLGAGLIKQRVARPGAGRSGGYRTLIFFRAETRAVFAFGFAKSDLANLEDDEEAAFKKAAKLVLGFSDAQMDAEVAAGRMLEVNCDEQGIQE; this is encoded by the coding sequence GTGAGAGTCTTCAAGAGCAGCAGGTTTCACAGGTTTGCCCGCAAGGAGAAAATCTCCGATGCGATGCTATGTGAGGCGATCGAGCGCGCTGAACGCGGGTTGATCGACGCCGATCTTGGAGCCGGCCTCATCAAGCAGCGTGTGGCGCGGCCAGGTGCGGGAAGATCAGGCGGTTATAGAACGCTGATTTTCTTCCGGGCGGAAACGCGGGCGGTTTTCGCGTTCGGGTTTGCCAAAAGCGATTTGGCGAATCTGGAGGACGACGAGGAAGCGGCGTTCAAGAAGGCGGCTAAGTTGGTGCTTGGGTTCTCCGATGCACAGATGGATGCCGAAGTGGCGGCCGGCCGAATGTTGGAGGTGAATTGCGATGAGCAAGGCATACAAGAGTGA
- a CDS encoding putative insertion sequence ATP-binding protein y4pL (Evidence 3 : Putative function from multiple computational evidences): MLTHPTLDMLRDLGLHGMAKGFQDLDAQPEARALDHGEWLAILLDNEATLRRQKRFEARARAARLRHDAQVEDADFRAERGLDRSLFLKLAGCDWIRQRHGLLITGPAGVGKSWLACALGHKACREDFSVVYHRAPRLFASLALARGDGRYARMLKALARTDLLILDDWGPEKLNDEQRRDLLEIIEDRYERRSTIVTSQVPVDHWYEIIGNPTIADAILDRLVHNAYRIELTGDSMRKRRAPENPEPAQT; encoded by the coding sequence ATGCTGACCCATCCCACCCTCGACATGCTGCGCGACCTCGGACTGCACGGCATGGCCAAAGGCTTCCAGGATCTCGACGCGCAGCCGGAAGCGCGCGCCCTCGATCATGGCGAATGGCTCGCCATCCTGCTTGATAACGAAGCGACGCTGCGCCGTCAGAAGCGCTTCGAGGCGCGTGCCCGCGCCGCCAGGCTACGCCATGATGCGCAGGTCGAAGACGCCGACTTCCGTGCCGAACGCGGGCTCGACCGTTCCCTCTTCCTCAAGCTCGCAGGCTGCGATTGGATCCGCCAGCGTCACGGGCTCCTGATCACAGGCCCGGCCGGTGTCGGCAAGAGTTGGCTCGCCTGCGCTCTCGGCCACAAGGCCTGTCGCGAGGACTTCTCCGTCGTCTATCACCGCGCGCCACGGCTCTTCGCCTCGCTCGCTCTCGCAAGGGGAGACGGTCGCTATGCCAGGATGCTGAAGGCGCTGGCCCGCACCGACCTGCTCATCCTCGACGATTGGGGGCCTGAAAAGCTCAACGACGAACAGCGCCGCGATCTCCTCGAGATCATCGAGGACCGCTATGAGCGGCGCTCGACCATCGTCACCAGCCAGGTGCCCGTCGACCATTGGTATGAGATCATCGGAAATCCCACCATCGCCGACGCCATCCTCGACCGCCTCGTGCATAACGCCTACCGCATCGAACTGACCGGCGACAGCATGCGAAAACGGCGCGCGCCAGAAAACCCGGAACCAGCTCAGACTTGA
- a CDS encoding transposase, with product MGGSQYVSNVTDEQWSIVEPLLPKASRRGRRRRISLRAVLDAIFYLLRTGCQWRQLPRDFPAWNTVYWYFRSWQRTGIWVCLQRELYRLTRLRAGRAECPTVVIMDGQSVKTTEVGGTRGFDAFKRVKGRKRHILVDTLGLPIANRVEAADVSDRRAGALLTNGLRALFPAITTIIADAGHESKKLSRALAEQQGWRLQIVKRRQRAFKITGLTWIVERSFAWLGRNRRLSKDYEYRVQTSETMIDIAAARLMLNRLAQG from the coding sequence ATGGGCGGTAGCCAGTACGTATCGAACGTGACGGATGAACAATGGTCGATTGTTGAGCCGCTACTGCCGAAAGCGAGCCGGCGCGGCCGACGACGACGGATCAGTCTTCGTGCCGTCCTGGACGCGATCTTCTATCTGCTGCGTACCGGCTGCCAATGGCGCCAACTGCCGAGAGATTTCCCTGCCTGGAACACGGTCTACTGGTACTTTCGGTCATGGCAGCGAACCGGCATCTGGGTTTGTCTGCAACGTGAACTCTACCGGCTTACCCGACTTCGGGCCGGTCGCGCGGAATGTCCGACCGTCGTGATCATGGATGGACAGTCGGTCAAGACCACCGAGGTCGGCGGAACCCGCGGTTTTGACGCCTTCAAGCGGGTGAAGGGCAGAAAGCGTCACATTCTGGTCGACACGCTCGGCCTGCCGATCGCCAACCGCGTCGAAGCTGCCGATGTTTCGGATCGGCGCGCCGGTGCCTTGCTGACAAACGGATTGCGCGCGCTCTTTCCGGCGATCACCACCATCATCGCCGACGCGGGTCATGAGAGCAAGAAACTCTCCCGCGCGCTGGCAGAACAGCAAGGTTGGCGGCTGCAGATCGTCAAGCGTCGTCAGCGCGCCTTCAAGATCACGGGCTTGACTTGGATCGTCGAGCGCAGCTTCGCCTGGCTCGGTCGCAATCGTCGGCTTAGCAAGGACTATGAGTACCGTGTACAGACGTCAGAGACGATGATCGACATCGCAGCAGCCCGCCTCATGCTCAACCGGCTCGCTCAAGGTTAA
- a CDS encoding Replication protein A: MLRTHIAAAIGCARGNALDEIMREIWTRHGAGQLSDTEAGQLSTLAYERRDALRGSGQTALGLVFPPPAERCPTPVRRHSHIRGRSEGRIWRPTTRKDVQAILKAAEIYNEAGLHEKGERSGPLGSVALDVLRLFVNLIDFRTGRLEPSITTIMDRLGRSRDTIVRALKNLRAHGFIDWLRRYEPTGNEGRGPQVQQASNAYRLSLPEKARQFLGRFGKAPPLPADHGQDQQAWSEAIDAYRKALPLDERTLLDVGDSRLGQSLATMARNLMNKRESDKQTESPSDLYLRGQT, from the coding sequence ATGTTGAGGACGCACATCGCGGCCGCGATCGGCTGCGCGCGCGGGAACGCGCTTGATGAAATCATGCGGGAAATCTGGACCAGGCACGGAGCCGGCCAGCTCAGTGACACCGAGGCCGGCCAGCTCTCCACGCTCGCCTATGAGCGCCGGGACGCCTTGCGCGGGTCGGGGCAGACCGCGCTAGGGCTGGTCTTTCCTCCCCCGGCCGAGCGATGCCCGACGCCGGTTCGCCGGCATAGCCATATCCGGGGGCGATCGGAGGGCCGCATATGGCGGCCGACGACGCGCAAGGACGTGCAGGCGATCCTGAAGGCGGCCGAAATCTACAACGAGGCCGGCTTGCACGAGAAGGGCGAGCGCAGCGGCCCGCTAGGATCGGTGGCGCTGGACGTGCTGCGGCTGTTCGTCAATCTCATCGACTTCCGCACCGGCCGGCTAGAGCCGTCAATCACAACCATCATGGACCGCCTGGGCCGGTCGCGGGATACGATCGTGCGGGCGCTGAAGAACCTGCGGGCGCATGGTTTCATCGACTGGCTGCGGCGCTACGAGCCGACCGGGAACGAAGGGCGCGGCCCCCAGGTGCAGCAGGCCAGCAATGCCTATCGCCTGTCCCTGCCGGAAAAGGCCCGGCAGTTCCTTGGACGGTTCGGCAAGGCCCCTCCCCTGCCTGCCGATCATGGACAGGACCAGCAGGCTTGGAGCGAGGCAATCGACGCCTACAGGAAGGCCCTGCCCCTCGATGAGCGGACCTTGCTCGATGTGGGCGATAGCCGGCTCGGGCAGTCTCTTGCCACGATGGCGCGGAACCTGATGAACAAACGTGAGTCCGATAAGCAGACTGAATCCCCATCTGATCTTTATCTAAGAGGACAAACATAA
- a CDS encoding Chromosome partitioning protein ParA, whose translation MKTIAIVSQKGGAGKTTLALHIATAAETAGLPAVIIDLDPQASAAGWGDSRQGEAPVVVALPHTRLPQGLQAATDGGAELVLIDTAPHSEAAAMAATRSADLVLIPCRAGILDLRAIGSTAELVKLAQKPAFVVLNAVPPRATQLLADAREAVQVHGLEVAPVAFQQRAAFGHALTAGKTAPEYEPGGKASEEVSELLTWLKGRLLI comes from the coding sequence ATGAAAACAATCGCCATTGTCAGCCAAAAAGGCGGGGCCGGGAAAACCACCCTTGCCTTGCACATCGCCACGGCGGCCGAGACGGCAGGGCTTCCGGCCGTGATTATCGACCTCGACCCCCAGGCAAGCGCCGCCGGTTGGGGCGACAGCCGCCAGGGCGAGGCTCCGGTTGTCGTCGCCCTTCCGCATACTCGCCTGCCGCAAGGCTTGCAGGCTGCGACCGATGGCGGGGCCGAGCTGGTCCTGATCGACACAGCGCCGCACTCCGAAGCGGCCGCAATGGCCGCAACGCGATCGGCCGACCTGGTGTTGATCCCATGCCGCGCCGGAATCCTCGATCTTCGCGCGATCGGCAGCACCGCCGAGCTGGTGAAGCTCGCCCAAAAGCCGGCCTTTGTGGTTTTGAACGCCGTGCCGCCGCGCGCTACGCAGCTCCTAGCCGATGCGCGGGAGGCCGTTCAGGTTCACGGCTTGGAGGTTGCGCCCGTTGCCTTCCAGCAGCGAGCCGCTTTCGGACATGCGCTCACGGCCGGCAAAACCGCGCCAGAGTATGAGCCGGGCGGTAAAGCCAGCGAGGAAGTGTCCGAACTGTTGACCTGGCTAAAAGGCAGATTGCTGATTTGA
- a CDS encoding Helix-turn-helix domain-containing protein: MSKAYKSEAMAAVHEMMEGFYQSGAIDKQTMREFDDACLSAVRPLMPDEIRAIREREHLSQPVFARYLNVSKGLVSDWERGVKKPGGPALRLLTVIQKKGVQAIA, encoded by the coding sequence ATGAGCAAGGCATACAAGAGTGAGGCAATGGCGGCCGTCCATGAAATGATGGAGGGCTTTTATCAGTCTGGCGCGATCGACAAGCAGACGATGCGCGAGTTCGATGATGCCTGCCTTTCGGCAGTTCGGCCGCTCATGCCGGATGAAATCCGCGCAATTCGGGAGCGCGAGCACCTGTCGCAGCCGGTCTTTGCCCGGTATCTCAATGTGAGCAAGGGCCTCGTGTCGGATTGGGAGCGGGGCGTGAAGAAGCCGGGCGGACCGGCGCTGCGGCTGCTGACAGTTATCCAGAAGAAGGGCGTTCAGGCGATTGCCTGA
- a CDS encoding Type IV secretion system protein VirD4, protein MSDVTSAWLAALKRIFQSAGQLGRDQPKGGNPMNDFRLAWAAFKNMLRAAARDPLWAFVAIVTAPFRAAGYIARAGVLFLLVLFIVGGGLMALMQWAGIQRGDALWYVGNLAFTAFLVLLVFRLLSRPMIQHFGDMDADTHGSARFATDRETAPLTRSQAGLLIGRDPKTKRLLRYDGPAHLLTMAPTRTGKGVGTIIPNLLTADRSVICIDPKGENARIAGRARQKFGPVHVLDPFGVTGQSSAAFNPLDALDPDGLDVAEDASTLADALVYDEPGTAGEAHWNEEAKALIAGIILHVVANEPRDRRTLATLRDNLTLAPDAFTALLKAMQASTAAGGLVARAANRHLGKSDREAAGVLSAAQRHTHFLDSPRMVAVLGRSDFRFADLKARTATVFLVLPPDRLATYSRWLRLLVTQSLTDMARAGSSSPAPLAAPVLYLLDEFAALGHLAPVERAMGLMAGYGVQLWPILQDVHQLRATYGARAGMFLSNAGVLQVFGVNDHESARLVSDLLGQETAVFKTMGQALDSDKSGISYGEHHSGRPLLTPDEVRTLPQHVEILFLAGQRPILAGKLAYYADPEFRGLFDPIER, encoded by the coding sequence CGCCCTCAAGAGGATTTTCCAGTCTGCCGGCCAACTCGGCCGCGACCAGCCGAAGGGAGGCAACCCCATGAATGATTTCCGGCTGGCCTGGGCCGCCTTCAAGAACATGCTGCGGGCGGCCGCGCGTGATCCCCTATGGGCCTTCGTCGCGATCGTCACCGCCCCGTTCCGCGCCGCCGGCTACATCGCCAGGGCCGGGGTGCTGTTCCTCTTGGTCCTGTTCATCGTCGGCGGCGGCCTCATGGCCCTCATGCAATGGGCCGGCATCCAGCGCGGCGATGCGCTCTGGTATGTCGGCAACCTCGCCTTCACCGCCTTCCTCGTCCTGCTCGTCTTCCGCCTCCTGTCCAGGCCGATGATACAGCACTTCGGGGACATGGACGCCGACACCCACGGCTCGGCCCGCTTCGCAACCGATCGCGAAACCGCTCCCCTCACCCGCTCGCAAGCCGGCCTCCTGATCGGCCGCGATCCGAAGACAAAGCGCCTCCTGCGCTATGACGGGCCGGCGCACCTGCTCACGATGGCACCGACCAGGACCGGCAAAGGGGTGGGAACCATCATCCCGAATCTGCTCACCGCCGACCGCTCCGTGATCTGCATCGACCCCAAGGGCGAGAATGCCAGGATCGCCGGCCGCGCCCGCCAGAAGTTCGGGCCGGTCCACGTCCTCGACCCCTTCGGCGTCACCGGGCAAAGCTCGGCCGCCTTCAATCCCCTCGATGCCCTCGACCCTGACGGCCTCGACGTGGCCGAGGACGCAAGCACCCTGGCCGACGCCCTGGTCTATGACGAACCAGGCACGGCCGGCGAGGCGCATTGGAACGAGGAAGCCAAGGCGCTGATCGCCGGAATCATCCTCCATGTCGTCGCGAACGAGCCGCGCGATCGGCGCACCCTCGCCACCCTGCGCGACAACCTCACGCTCGCCCCTGACGCCTTCACGGCGCTGCTCAAGGCCATGCAGGCGTCCACGGCCGCCGGCGGCCTGGTCGCGCGCGCCGCCAATCGTCACCTGGGCAAGTCCGATCGCGAGGCGGCCGGCGTGCTGTCGGCCGCGCAGCGCCATACCCATTTCCTCGACTCGCCGCGCATGGTCGCGGTCCTCGGCCGATCCGATTTCCGCTTTGCCGATCTCAAGGCCAGGACCGCCACCGTGTTCCTCGTCCTGCCGCCCGATCGCCTCGCCACCTATTCCAGATGGCTGCGCCTGCTCGTCACCCAAAGCCTCACCGACATGGCGAGGGCGGGCAGCTCGTCCCCTGCCCCACTGGCTGCGCCAGTCCTCTACCTGCTGGATGAGTTCGCCGCCCTCGGCCACCTCGCCCCCGTCGAGCGCGCTATGGGCCTCATGGCCGGCTACGGCGTCCAGCTCTGGCCCATCCTGCAGGACGTTCACCAGCTCCGCGCCACATACGGCGCGCGCGCCGGCATGTTCCTGTCGAACGCCGGCGTCCTACAGGTGTTCGGCGTCAACGATCACGAAAGCGCCCGCCTCGTCTCCGATCTGCTCGGACAGGAAACCGCCGTGTTCAAGACGATGGGCCAGGCGCTCGATTCCGATAAGTCCGGCATATCCTACGGCGAACACCATTCCGGCCGCCCGCTGCTCACCCCTGATGAGGTCCGCACCCTGCCGCAACACGTCGAAATCCTGTTTCTGGCCGGGCAACGCCCGATCCTCGCCGGCAAGCTCGCCTACTATGCCGATCCCGAGTTTCGGGGCCTGTTCGATCCGATAGAACGATAA